A DNA window from Nerophis lumbriciformis linkage group LG33, RoL_Nlum_v2.1, whole genome shotgun sequence contains the following coding sequences:
- the LOC133575590 gene encoding major histocompatibility complex class I-related gene protein-like, producing the protein MMNLLFFFLLVVQTHSVTPVIHSLKYFTTASSQVPNFPEFVSVGYVDEVEISYYDNNIRKAESKQDWMNKITAEDPNYWQIQTENNVVNEHLSKDNIEKAKKRFNQTGGVHTFQVMSGCEWNDETDEVKGWHQISYDGEDFISLDMKTWTWTAAKQQAFPTKLKWDQDILYLDYHKYYYTERCPSYLKKYVEYGKKVLMRTELPEVFLLQKTPSSPVSCMATGFYPDRADLFWRKDGEQIFEDVEHGELLPNHDGTFQKSVELKLEVTAEVEGKYECVFRLSGVEEDLVTKLERRSILSNASHEGNVSLTATLAVLAVVVLLIIIIIFIIKHRQSRQIKYNPAGK; encoded by the exons ATGATGAACTTGCTTTTCTTCTTTCTCCTAGTTGTACAAACACACAGCGTGACGCCTG TGATTCATTCACTCAAGTATTTCACCACTGCAtcctctcaagttccaaacttcccagagtttgtgagtgttggttatgttgatgaagttgagattagttactatgacaacaacatcaggaaagcagaatccaaacaggactggatgaacaaaatcacagcagaggaTCCAAACTACTGGCAgatacaaacagagaacaatgttgTTAATGAACATCTCTCCAAAGACAACATTGAAAAAGCCAAGAAGCGTTTCAACCAaactggag GTGTTCACACTTTCCAGGTGATGTcaggatgtgaatggaatgatgagactgatgaggtTAAAGGTTGGCATCAGATCAgttatgatggagaagatttCATATCGTTGGACATGAAAACATGGACATGGACTGCAGCAAAACAACAAGCTTTCCCCACCAAACTCAAGTGGGACCAAGACATACTTTATCTAGACTACCATAAGTATTATTACACTGAGCGTtgtccttcttacttgaagaagtatgtggagtatgggaagaaggtcctaatgagaacag AGCTTCCAGAGgtgttcctcctccagaagacgccatcctctccggtcagctgcatggcgacaggtttctaccccgacCGAGCCGACttgttttggaggaaagacggcgagcagATCTTCGAGGACGTGGAGCACGGAGAGCTGCTCCCCAACCACGACGGAACCTTCCAGAAGTCGGTGGAGCTGAAATTGGAGGTGACGGCCgaggtggagggcaagtacgaatgtgtgttccGGCTGTCTGGCGTTGAggaggacctggtcaccaagctggagagaagaagcatcctgagcaacgcaagccatgaag GCAACGTGAGCCTCACTGCCACGCTGGCGGTCCTCGCTGTGGTGGTCCTcttgatcatcatcatcatcttcatcatcaagcATCGCCAAAGCAGACAAA TCAAGTACAATCCAGCTGGTAAGTAA